A window of the Candidatus Paraluminiphilus aquimaris genome harbors these coding sequences:
- a CDS encoding periplasmic heavy metal sensor, with translation MSHRALIGLVVVSVALNLLLAGVIGGHVLSGQGRSIQPLAWALRDIPPDIRAQVRPIVRAHSREVMSVQRDVRRSERRLRQLIESDTLNREDLQQALTDMRGSAVRYYEVIHAVGLDVLLSLEVDERIKAAPYLFRPPGAKSAMRKGEGRPRPPRRDAAPKPDETAPQPQN, from the coding sequence ATGAGTCACAGAGCATTGATTGGTTTGGTTGTTGTATCGGTTGCGCTGAATTTATTACTCGCCGGGGTGATCGGCGGGCATGTGCTTTCAGGGCAAGGGAGGTCCATCCAGCCTTTGGCATGGGCGCTTAGGGATATACCGCCCGATATTCGTGCGCAGGTCCGACCGATTGTGCGCGCGCATTCGCGCGAGGTGATGTCAGTGCAGCGCGACGTTCGAAGATCCGAGCGTCGACTGCGTCAGCTTATCGAGTCAGACACGTTAAATCGCGAGGATTTACAGCAGGCCTTGACTGACATGCGGGGGTCGGCCGTTCGCTATTACGAGGTTATCCATGCGGTGGGATTGGATGTCCTTTTGTCTCTTGAGGTGGATGAGCGTATTAAGGCGGCCCCGTACTTGTTTCGCCCGCCGGGCGCTAAGTCGGCGATGAGAAAGGGCGAAGGACGTCCTAGGCCACCTCGGCGTGATGCCGCCCCAAAACCCGATGAAACGGCGCCGCAGCCACAAAATTAG
- a CDS encoding sulfite exporter TauE/SafE family protein yields MEFVFDLLSPLQLAAVGVTAFAAALLRAFTGFGFAMIAVPVFSLLLLPNEAVVLAAALTVVVSSTSYKEWWGKFPVDQFLPMIAGSLAGTAVGVYLLSGMSRSEFQLWIGLCVIAATLATALVKPSTKQRVPKPLTAGTGVASGLMNGAFAIPGPPVVVYAMAVIAEPAAARAFLMAFFFASNVLAVMMFSVAGMVTATPLVLLLLAFPLSFLGDLLGHYAFRRFGGASYRPVALLVALALGGWNTYAGLQ; encoded by the coding sequence ATGGAGTTTGTTTTCGATTTATTGTCGCCACTTCAGCTTGCTGCTGTGGGCGTCACGGCGTTCGCCGCTGCGCTCCTCAGAGCGTTTACGGGTTTTGGCTTTGCCATGATCGCAGTGCCCGTCTTCTCTTTACTCCTTTTACCCAATGAAGCGGTGGTGCTTGCCGCTGCGTTGACGGTCGTTGTGAGTTCAACGAGCTACAAAGAGTGGTGGGGTAAGTTTCCAGTGGATCAGTTCCTGCCAATGATCGCGGGTTCGTTGGCGGGCACGGCTGTGGGAGTTTATCTCTTAAGCGGTATGTCTCGCTCAGAGTTTCAACTTTGGATTGGTCTGTGCGTTATTGCTGCGACGCTGGCTACGGCCCTTGTTAAACCATCGACAAAGCAGAGGGTCCCTAAGCCTCTCACAGCCGGTACGGGTGTAGCATCGGGTTTGATGAACGGTGCTTTTGCGATTCCCGGACCACCGGTGGTGGTCTATGCCATGGCCGTTATTGCCGAGCCCGCTGCGGCTCGCGCCTTTCTTATGGCGTTTTTCTTCGCCTCCAATGTGCTCGCGGTCATGATGTTCAGTGTCGCGGGAATGGTCACGGCGACGCCGCTGGTGCTGTTGCTCTTAGCATTTCCGCTGAGCTTCTTAGGTGATTTGTTAGGGCATTACGCTTTTCGCCGATTTGGCGGCGCGTCTTATCGCCCAGTTGCGCTTTTGGTGGCCCTAGCCCTGGGTGGTTGGAATACCTACGCGGGCTTGCAGTAG
- the smpB gene encoding SsrA-binding protein SmpB, translating into MGKGKTKKPADNTIAQNKRARFEYHLLDTFEAGVALMGWEVKALRAGRVQLTDSFVVMTKGEAFLLGAQLSPLDTVSTHYVVEKARSRKLLLHKKELAKLNQAITQQGQTCVCTALYWKGHLVKAKIAIAQGKKQHDKRDTERQRDWQRDKARIVRENVKQ; encoded by the coding sequence ATGGGTAAAGGCAAAACAAAAAAACCAGCAGACAACACCATAGCGCAGAACAAACGTGCTCGGTTTGAATACCACCTGCTCGACACATTTGAAGCGGGTGTCGCCCTTATGGGGTGGGAGGTCAAGGCGCTTCGAGCCGGTCGCGTTCAGCTCACTGATTCCTTTGTTGTTATGACCAAAGGCGAGGCCTTTTTGCTCGGCGCGCAGTTAAGTCCCCTCGATACGGTATCCACGCACTACGTGGTAGAAAAAGCTCGTTCACGAAAACTACTCTTGCACAAAAAAGAGCTCGCCAAGCTCAATCAGGCGATCACTCAACAGGGCCAAACCTGTGTCTGTACCGCGCTTTACTGGAAAGGCCACCTCGTGAAAGCCAAGATCGCCATAGCTCAAGGTAAGAAGCAGCATGACAAGCGCGACACAGAAAGGCAGCGCGATTGGCAGCGCGATAAAGCCCGGATTGTTCGGGAAAACGTGAAGCAGTAA
- a CDS encoding type II toxin-antitoxin system RatA family toxin produces the protein MATTINKTALLPHSAQTMFDLVADIARYPEFLPGCSGAQVLEQTDNEVVARLDLTKAGVTQSFVTRNTNTPHTSITLALEDGPFDSLGGEWRFDALSEDACRVSLDLSFQLRSGLLKMAASRLFESVANDMVDAMVLRANQLKKEKAN, from the coding sequence TTGGCAACAACCATAAACAAGACGGCACTCCTGCCACACTCGGCCCAGACCATGTTTGATCTTGTCGCTGACATTGCCCGCTACCCCGAGTTTTTGCCGGGTTGCTCGGGTGCACAGGTTCTTGAGCAAACAGATAATGAAGTGGTTGCGCGTCTCGATCTGACCAAAGCGGGCGTGACGCAGTCGTTTGTAACGCGCAACACGAACACCCCACACACCTCCATTACTCTGGCACTTGAAGACGGTCCCTTTGACTCGCTAGGGGGGGAGTGGCGATTTGACGCGTTGAGCGAGGATGCCTGTCGTGTATCGCTCGATCTGTCGTTCCAATTGCGATCCGGTCTGCTTAAGATGGCGGCCAGTCGTTTGTTCGAAAGCGTCGCCAACGATATGGTTGACGCCATGGTGTTACGTGCGAATCAACTTAAAAAAGAGAAGGCTAATTAG
- a CDS encoding RnfH family protein has product MSEMITVEVAYALPEKQRIERLSVATGTSALQAVEQANLGRFFDELPDTSAMKLGIFGKAIPPTHELQDGERIEIYRDLLIDPKAVRRARAEKAKAERAET; this is encoded by the coding sequence ATGTCGGAAATGATCACCGTTGAAGTCGCCTATGCGCTGCCAGAGAAGCAGCGTATAGAGAGGTTGTCTGTGGCGACGGGGACGTCGGCGCTGCAGGCGGTTGAGCAAGCGAACCTTGGGCGTTTCTTTGATGAACTACCCGACACTTCCGCTATGAAGCTTGGGATCTTTGGGAAGGCGATTCCCCCCACACATGAGTTGCAGGATGGCGAACGAATCGAAATTTATCGTGACCTACTCATTGACCCGAAAGCGGTTAGGCGCGCCAGAGCCGAAAAAGCGAAAGCGGAACGCGCGGAGACCTAG